In one Nitrospirota bacterium genomic region, the following are encoded:
- the asnB gene encoding asparagine synthase (glutamine-hydrolyzing): MCGIVGIVNFRNEVVDPSVVGASANMLVKRGPDGFGVWARGNAGLGHRRLSILDVTSTGAQPMTSEDGRFVITYNGEIYNFRELRKEIGANIKSWRGTSDTEVALAAYTLWGPDCVKLFHGMFAFAIWDRKEEVLFAARDRMGVKPFYYLSSDECFAFASRPRALFGLHAGITRELDITALRLYLESGYIPAPYSIYRAIKKLPPSSYMLVSKKEARLQRYWDFRSIEPELSWSERSEAELLDELDHIVSRNVHSRMVSDVPLGAFLSGGIDSSLVVALMAKHSPRPVKTFTIGFPDKIYDESGYAEAVARHLGTEHYCEYLQVDDLLKLVPTFCEEFDEPFFDYSAFPTMAVSRLAREHVAVSLSGDGGDELFGGYHYYQIIQKLHPLFRLPAASRKFLAGLAGMLPQHQFRLLSGALRQPSILAAFAFSRSIAKDFPTLLLPEALEGTTTIYELFGKASASLPSGLHPSEQCMRLDAIYTLPDDYLQKVDVASMTFSLESREPLLDQDLVEWAMKLPLSWKTRGHTNKYLLRKLAYRYIPAKLLDRPKQGFSVPIDKWLRGAMKDWAMECICDPSLFRKVPLSQPKVLELFELHCNGARNAHPLLWAVLMLLKFISISEGSRADNS, translated from the coding sequence TTGTGCGGCATTGTTGGTATTGTAAATTTTCGTAACGAAGTGGTTGACCCTTCGGTGGTCGGAGCCTCAGCGAATATGCTTGTTAAACGCGGGCCCGACGGCTTTGGTGTATGGGCCCGCGGAAATGCCGGGTTGGGACATAGACGGTTATCTATCCTCGATGTAACGTCTACGGGGGCGCAACCAATGACCTCTGAGGATGGACGATTTGTTATTACCTACAATGGTGAAATATACAACTTCAGGGAACTTCGTAAGGAGATAGGAGCCAATATAAAAAGCTGGCGTGGTACCAGTGACACTGAGGTAGCTCTTGCGGCATACACGCTCTGGGGTCCTGATTGTGTTAAGCTATTTCATGGGATGTTTGCTTTTGCAATTTGGGATAGGAAAGAGGAAGTCCTTTTTGCTGCCCGTGATCGCATGGGCGTAAAGCCGTTCTATTATCTCTCCTCAGACGAATGCTTTGCATTTGCATCACGGCCACGAGCTCTGTTCGGACTGCATGCGGGGATTACGCGAGAGCTCGATATAACGGCCCTCCGCCTTTACTTGGAAAGTGGGTACATCCCTGCCCCTTACTCAATCTATCGTGCTATCAAAAAACTACCTCCTTCCTCGTATATGCTAGTCAGTAAAAAGGAAGCACGTCTTCAACGGTACTGGGATTTCCGCTCTATCGAGCCTGAGCTCTCCTGGTCAGAGCGAAGCGAGGCGGAGTTGCTGGACGAGCTTGATCACATTGTCTCGCGTAACGTGCATTCACGGATGGTCAGTGACGTGCCGTTAGGTGCATTTCTTTCAGGGGGGATTGACAGCTCGCTCGTGGTTGCGCTTATGGCTAAGCACTCGCCGCGACCCGTTAAAACATTTACTATCGGCTTTCCTGATAAGATTTACGATGAAAGTGGATATGCTGAGGCGGTGGCGCGCCATCTGGGAACGGAACACTATTGTGAATACTTACAAGTGGATGACCTTTTAAAGCTTGTGCCTACATTTTGTGAGGAGTTCGACGAGCCTTTTTTTGATTACTCGGCATTCCCTACAATGGCGGTATCCCGGCTGGCACGAGAGCACGTTGCCGTGAGTTTATCTGGAGATGGTGGCGATGAACTCTTCGGTGGATATCACTACTATCAGATCATACAAAAGCTCCATCCTCTTTTTCGCCTTCCTGCAGCAAGCAGGAAGTTTTTGGCAGGACTTGCTGGTATGCTTCCCCAACATCAATTTAGGTTGCTCTCGGGAGCCTTACGACAACCTAGTATCCTTGCAGCATTTGCTTTTTCCAGGAGCATTGCTAAGGACTTCCCGACGTTGCTGCTTCCAGAAGCCCTTGAGGGAACAACAACTATTTATGAGCTTTTCGGGAAGGCCTCTGCATCGCTTCCTTCTGGCTTGCACCCGAGCGAGCAGTGCATGAGACTCGATGCGATATACACGCTGCCTGACGACTACCTCCAAAAGGTTGATGTGGCAAGTATGACGTTTTCACTGGAATCGAGGGAGCCTTTGTTGGATCAGGACCTTGTTGAGTGGGCAATGAAACTGCCTCTATCATGGAAAACAAGAGGACACACTAATAAGTATCTATTGCGAAAACTAGCATATCGGTATATACCAGCTAAGCTTCTTGATCGTCCCAAGCAGGGATTTAGTGTACCGATTGACAAATGGTTAAGGGGGGCAATGAAGGATTGGGCGATGGAGTGTATCTGCGATCCATCGCTTTTTAGAAAGGTCCCCCTGAGTCAGCCTAAAGTGCTTGAGTTGTTTGAATTGCACTGCAATGGCGCGAGGAATGCACATCCTCTATTGTGGGCTGTCCTTATGCTCTTAAAGTTCATTTCAATATCTGAAGGTAGTAGAGCGGATAATTCATGA
- a CDS encoding glycosyltransferase family 1 protein: MKVVINALSARLGGGQTYLSNLLRFLPIDDRDEILIFATPSLKLPAERANIKRVSTSWPVENPFSRTIWESVYLPKLLLELKADVLFCPGGVVNSRPTTRCKIVTMFRNMIPFDLSQRKRYPLGYMRVRNWILQRSMLQSMKRADLVIFISKFARKVIEEHAPGCIKKAVIIPHGINSEFRVDDNCPLPRPSWLPKEDYFLYVSTLDFYKAQLEVVRGYAKLKQHRKIREKLILAGSENPLYGRKVRNEIAQLGLQNDVLITGAIPYNELPSVYQHAFINIFASESENCPNILLEALAARRPLIVSNRPPMPEFGGEAVLYFDPTSFNDLAHKLAFVLDNPACINELSFKAEKRALLYDWNITAQCTWDAIKGVA, translated from the coding sequence ATGAAGGTTGTTATCAATGCTCTCTCTGCTCGACTCGGTGGAGGGCAGACCTACCTGAGCAATCTGTTAAGGTTCTTACCTATTGATGACAGAGATGAAATACTGATCTTTGCAACTCCCTCTCTTAAGCTGCCTGCGGAGCGTGCCAATATCAAAAGAGTCAGTACGAGCTGGCCAGTTGAAAATCCGTTTTCTCGTACGATCTGGGAAAGTGTATACTTGCCGAAACTGCTGCTCGAACTTAAAGCCGATGTTTTATTCTGTCCCGGAGGAGTCGTAAACAGTCGTCCCACAACAAGGTGCAAAATCGTAACAATGTTTCGCAATATGATTCCTTTCGATTTATCCCAAAGGAAAAGATACCCGCTCGGGTATATGAGAGTGCGCAATTGGATTCTGCAGCGCTCCATGCTACAGAGCATGAAGAGAGCTGATCTGGTAATTTTTATTTCTAAATTTGCAAGGAAAGTAATTGAAGAGCATGCTCCTGGGTGTATTAAAAAGGCTGTTATTATTCCGCATGGTATCAATTCAGAATTCAGAGTTGATGATAATTGCCCTTTGCCGAGGCCATCGTGGCTACCTAAAGAGGATTATTTCTTGTACGTCTCCACACTGGACTTCTACAAAGCACAGCTTGAGGTTGTCCGAGGCTATGCAAAACTTAAGCAGCATCGTAAAATCAGGGAGAAGCTTATTCTGGCAGGATCAGAGAACCCTCTCTATGGAAGAAAGGTGAGGAATGAAATTGCACAATTGGGCTTACAAAATGATGTTCTGATTACGGGAGCTATTCCTTACAATGAGCTTCCAAGTGTATACCAACATGCTTTTATAAATATTTTCGCATCTGAATCGGAGAACTGCCCCAATATTTTATTAGAAGCGCTTGCTGCTCGCCGCCCTCTCATCGTTTCGAATCGACCGCCCATGCCGGAGTTTGGAGGAGAGGCAGTGCTTTACTTTGATCCCACCTCATTCAATGATCTAGCTCATAAGCTTGCCTTTGTGCTCGATAATCCGGCGTGCATCAATGAGCTTTCGTTTAAGGCTGAGAAACGTGCTCTCCTCTATGATTGGAACATAACAGCACAATGTACGTGGGATGCCATCAAGGGAGTTGCATAA
- a CDS encoding glycosyltransferase family 4 protein, producing the protein MRILIVTQYFWPESFRINDLALGLEERGYKVTVLTGKPNYPSGSFFPGYSFFKRNKEEYEGIKILRVPLVSRGNGGKLRLMLNYVSFVLSAMLLAPFRCRDSYDIIFVYEPSPITVGLPALLLKAIKGTPIMFWVQDLWPESLSATNAIRSQRVIKIIEQLVRFIYRGCDRILIQSKAFFESIVKLGAERDRILYFPNSAEELYRPVVVEEDAPELMKMPQGFRVMFAGNIGTAQDFPTIIAAAELLKEYKDIHWIILGNGRMYSWVNEMVKARKLTDTVHLLGWHPVESMPRYFSIADAMLVTLKREVIFSLTIPSKLQSYLACSKPVIAALEGEGARVITEAGAGLTVPPEDPKALSQAVLDMYRMSYEELMTMGASGRQYYEKHFERAMLLDRLVECMQALRKEPYPCEP; encoded by the coding sequence ATGAGAATTCTAATTGTAACGCAATACTTCTGGCCGGAAAGCTTTAGAATTAACGATTTGGCACTAGGCTTAGAGGAAAGGGGGTATAAGGTAACGGTTTTGACAGGTAAACCCAATTACCCAAGCGGGTCTTTCTTCCCTGGGTATAGCTTTTTCAAAAGAAATAAAGAGGAATACGAAGGCATCAAGATACTACGGGTACCGCTTGTTTCGAGAGGCAACGGAGGAAAGCTTCGTCTAATGTTAAACTACGTATCGTTTGTACTTTCTGCTATGCTACTTGCGCCATTCCGCTGCCGTGATTCCTATGATATTATATTTGTCTATGAACCCTCACCGATTACGGTAGGGTTGCCTGCGCTCCTACTAAAGGCGATCAAAGGAACCCCGATAATGTTCTGGGTCCAGGACCTCTGGCCCGAAAGCCTTTCTGCGACAAATGCCATTCGGTCTCAAAGGGTTATAAAAATTATCGAACAACTTGTCCGCTTTATCTACCGCGGGTGTGACCGAATTCTGATACAATCAAAAGCTTTTTTTGAATCTATTGTAAAACTTGGTGCTGAACGGGATCGAATTCTATATTTTCCCAACAGCGCTGAGGAACTCTACCGACCAGTAGTTGTCGAGGAGGATGCCCCCGAACTTATGAAAATGCCGCAAGGATTTCGGGTTATGTTCGCAGGTAATATCGGGACTGCACAGGATTTTCCCACAATTATTGCAGCTGCCGAGCTGTTAAAGGAGTATAAGGATATCCACTGGATAATTCTGGGCAACGGACGGATGTACTCGTGGGTTAATGAGATGGTTAAAGCACGAAAACTTACTGATACCGTTCATCTCCTCGGTTGGCATCCGGTTGAGTCTATGCCGCGCTACTTTTCCATTGCCGATGCCATGCTAGTGACGCTCAAAAGAGAGGTGATTTTCTCGCTGACAATACCCTCAAAATTACAGTCATATCTTGCATGCAGTAAGCCAGTGATCGCAGCACTTGAAGGAGAAGGGGCAAGAGTGATCACTGAGGCAGGAGCTGGCCTTACAGTACCGCCGGAAGATCCCAAGGCGCTCTCGCAGGCAGTACTTGACATGTATCGTATGTCTTATGAAGAACTAATGACAATGGGAGCAAGCGGGCGACAATACTATGAAAAGCATTTTGAGCGTGCAATGCTGCTTGATCGACTAGTGGAATGCATGCAAGCGTTGAGGAAGGAACCATATCCATGCGAACCTTAA
- a CDS encoding SDR family oxidoreductase — translation MRTLILGGDGMLGHQLFSHVRIRHDVRVTLRQELGTYQRFKLFTEDHTYAGVDVRNMDRLMEVVGDFHPEVIVNAVGIVKQREEAKEYLPSIEINSLLPHRLAMLCKAIGARLLHVSTDCVYSGKRGNYKEGDLADTEDLYGKSKWLGEVSGTNCITLRTSIIGRELSRKAGLFEWFLAQQGLVKGYRNAIFSGFTTIELSRIIEKIMVEHPEASGIYHVSSEPISKFDLLVLIKKALKLSVEIAPQDEFKCDRSLDSTKFRSEFMYSPPSWEDMIYELATVYKGVSL, via the coding sequence ATGCGAACCTTAATTTTAGGCGGTGATGGCATGCTGGGACACCAGCTTTTTAGTCATGTTCGCATTCGGCATGATGTTCGAGTTACCTTGCGGCAGGAGTTGGGAACCTATCAGAGGTTCAAACTTTTTACTGAGGACCATACGTATGCAGGAGTCGATGTGCGAAATATGGATCGACTTATGGAGGTAGTTGGTGATTTCCATCCTGAAGTTATCGTCAATGCAGTTGGTATTGTAAAGCAGCGAGAAGAAGCTAAAGAGTATCTCCCTAGCATTGAGATAAATTCTCTCCTGCCGCATAGACTTGCTATGCTCTGCAAGGCCATCGGGGCACGGCTGCTTCATGTGAGTACTGATTGTGTTTACTCGGGTAAAAGAGGAAATTATAAGGAAGGTGATCTCGCTGACACAGAAGATTTGTATGGGAAAAGCAAATGGTTAGGCGAAGTGAGTGGCACAAATTGTATAACGCTCAGAACATCGATAATCGGCAGAGAGCTCTCTCGTAAAGCAGGCTTGTTTGAATGGTTTCTTGCCCAGCAAGGCTTAGTGAAAGGGTATAGAAATGCCATTTTTTCCGGCTTTACGACAATTGAGCTGAGTCGCATAATTGAGAAAATAATGGTTGAGCATCCCGAAGCGTCGGGAATCTATCATGTCTCGAGCGAACCGATTAGCAAGTTCGATCTCTTAGTACTGATTAAAAAGGCGTTGAAGCTTTCTGTTGAAATAGCCCCCCAGGACGAATTTAAATGTGATCGCAGTTTGGATTCCACCAAATTTCGTAGTGAATTCATGTATTCTCCTCCCTCATGGGAGGACATGATTTATGAGTTAGCCACTGTTTACAAAGGAGTTTCATTATGA
- a CDS encoding polysaccharide biosynthesis protein: MILEDKTILVTGGTGSMGQIFVRRALTGELGTPRKIIVLSRDEAKQHEMRMSYLHKLVATDEVIYRNFMNVLEFRIGDVRNYADICAAIKDADIVVNAAALKQVPTCEYFPSQAVLTNCMGAINITRAIEENDYPVTTVIAISTDKACKPVNVMGMTKSLQERIFTAANILNKKTRFICVRYGNVLASRGSVIPLFHEQIKSGGPVTVTVPEMTRFLLSLDQAVDTVFAALREAKRGETYVPNAPAAAVLNIAKALIGNRGIEVRITGIRPGEKMHEIMVSEEEANHCVKRGDYYAIKPMLPELRESDDQEPNVLTKEFSSADTVLDFEGTVGLLKKHYLMPEDSSPSQGRELLR, encoded by the coding sequence ATGATACTAGAAGACAAAACCATCTTAGTTACCGGTGGTACTGGGTCAATGGGTCAGATCTTTGTCCGCAGGGCATTAACAGGAGAGTTGGGCACCCCCCGAAAAATAATTGTGCTCTCAAGAGATGAGGCGAAACAGCATGAAATGCGAATGTCATACCTTCATAAGCTGGTAGCTACCGATGAGGTAATCTATCGCAACTTCATGAATGTCCTTGAGTTCCGCATCGGGGATGTGCGCAACTATGCTGATATCTGCGCTGCCATAAAGGATGCTGATATTGTGGTAAACGCGGCTGCGCTCAAACAGGTGCCAACGTGTGAGTATTTTCCTAGCCAGGCGGTTTTAACCAACTGCATGGGAGCGATCAACATAACACGCGCCATAGAGGAGAATGATTATCCTGTTACTACCGTCATCGCTATAAGTACCGATAAAGCATGCAAGCCGGTAAATGTTATGGGCATGACGAAATCTCTCCAGGAAAGAATTTTTACAGCAGCAAACATTTTGAACAAGAAAACACGTTTTATATGCGTGAGATATGGTAATGTACTTGCATCGCGGGGATCGGTAATTCCCCTATTCCATGAGCAAATAAAGAGCGGCGGACCGGTAACGGTTACGGTTCCTGAAATGACCAGATTCCTCTTAAGTCTTGATCAGGCAGTGGATACGGTGTTTGCGGCGTTGCGAGAGGCAAAAAGAGGGGAAACGTACGTGCCCAATGCTCCGGCAGCGGCCGTGCTTAATATAGCTAAAGCGCTCATCGGCAATCGTGGTATTGAAGTCAGAATTACCGGAATTCGACCGGGGGAGAAAATGCATGAGATCATGGTGTCTGAAGAAGAGGCTAATCACTGTGTCAAGCGCGGTGATTACTATGCTATCAAGCCGATGCTTCCAGAACTGAGAGAGAGCGACGACCAGGAGCCGAATGTGTTAACTAAGGAGTTTAGCTCTGCGGATACCGTTCTCGACTTCGAGGGTACGGTCGGGTTATTGAAAAAACACTATTTGATGCCGGAGGATTCCAGCCCCTCTCAAGGCAGAGAATTGTTAAGATAG
- the wecB gene encoding UDP-N-acetylglucosamine 2-epimerase (non-hydrolyzing) → MKLITLLGTRPEIIKLSMVIREMDCHANHILIHTGQNYDYELNEIFFKQLELRKPDYFLNVAAETIAQTIGNVIAKSDDVMEKEQPDALLLLGDTNSCLAAIAAKRRKIPIFHMEAGNRCFDQRVPEEINRKIVDHISDINMTYTEHARRYLLAEGIRPETVIKTGSPMKEVLTYHMPKILESDILSHLQVEPGAYFVVSVHREENVDNQANFNELMGSLQAIAQKYQKPIIVSTHPRTRKKLEHMGMLELDTRIRFFKPMGFLDYIKLQMNAFCTVSDSGTITEEASILNFPAVMIRQAHERPEGMDEGVLIMCGLKPESVIEAIRIVTAQHLMTGRAFTMVRDYDTECVSKKVLRIIMSYTDYINRTVWFR, encoded by the coding sequence ATGAAGCTTATAACGTTATTGGGCACTCGTCCCGAGATCATAAAATTATCCATGGTGATACGTGAGATGGACTGTCATGCGAATCACATACTGATCCATACAGGGCAGAACTATGATTACGAGCTTAATGAGATATTCTTCAAACAGTTAGAGCTCAGGAAGCCAGATTATTTTCTGAATGTTGCTGCAGAAACTATTGCACAAACTATAGGGAATGTGATCGCAAAGTCAGATGATGTTATGGAGAAGGAACAGCCGGATGCGCTTCTTCTCCTTGGCGATACGAACAGTTGTTTGGCAGCAATAGCGGCAAAGAGAAGGAAAATCCCCATCTTTCATATGGAGGCGGGGAACCGATGTTTTGACCAGCGAGTGCCTGAGGAAATAAATCGGAAAATTGTAGATCACATAAGCGATATCAATATGACCTATACGGAGCACGCACGACGCTACCTCCTTGCTGAAGGGATACGACCTGAGACGGTTATTAAAACCGGTTCACCGATGAAAGAGGTGCTCACGTATCATATGCCCAAGATACTCGAATCAGATATCCTGAGCCATCTCCAGGTGGAGCCCGGAGCATATTTCGTCGTAAGCGTTCATCGTGAAGAGAATGTGGATAATCAGGCGAACTTCAATGAGCTTATGGGATCCCTGCAAGCGATTGCTCAGAAATATCAAAAGCCCATTATTGTCTCAACGCATCCCCGCACGAGGAAGAAGCTCGAGCACATGGGGATGCTCGAGCTGGATACACGTATTCGTTTTTTCAAACCGATGGGATTTCTTGACTATATAAAGCTCCAGATGAACGCTTTTTGTACTGTTTCAGACAGCGGTACGATCACCGAAGAAGCTTCGATCCTCAACTTTCCGGCCGTAATGATTCGCCAAGCACATGAACGACCCGAGGGCATGGATGAAGGTGTTCTCATTATGTGCGGCCTTAAGCCGGAGAGCGTCATAGAAGCAATAAGAATTGTGACTGCTCAGCATTTGATGACCGGACGTGCGTTCACTATGGTACGGGATTACGACACCGAATGTGTTTCTAAAAAAGTTTTACGCATTATTATGAGCTATACTGACTATATCAACCGCACGGTGTGGTTTAGGTAA
- a CDS encoding SDR family oxidoreductase, whose translation MSTLLITGATGFIGEALCKRVTAEGARVRATIRTGLQKERVLGGIGALHIESIGPDTDWTHALDKVDVIVHLAARVHVMQEKAEDSLQEYRRVNVEGTQQLARAAINAGVKRFVYISSVKVNGEHTNDIPFTERDKPNPQDPYSISKLEAEQSLRAIAQKAGLEVVILRPPLVYGPGVRANFLQLMKLVYSGVPLPLGGIGNARSLIYLGNLVDAIMNCIQHPGAANKTFLVSDGEDLSTPELIRRLASALNKPARLVPVPPSLLRLAGAVTRKSAEVERLTGSLVIDSSKIRRELNWTPPFTVDEGLKRTAEWYVEAKRKVGA comes from the coding sequence GTGTCTACACTTCTGATAACGGGAGCAACGGGCTTTATAGGTGAGGCACTTTGCAAGAGAGTGACCGCTGAGGGAGCACGGGTACGAGCGACTATTCGTACCGGATTACAAAAGGAGCGGGTTCTTGGAGGCATTGGTGCTCTCCATATAGAATCAATCGGCCCTGATACTGACTGGACGCATGCTCTTGACAAGGTAGATGTAATTGTTCATCTCGCCGCACGCGTCCATGTGATGCAAGAGAAGGCCGAGGATTCTCTTCAGGAGTACAGGAGAGTTAATGTAGAGGGTACGCAGCAGCTTGCCCGAGCAGCGATAAACGCTGGGGTCAAACGCTTCGTCTATATAAGCTCAGTGAAGGTAAATGGAGAACATACGAACGATATTCCTTTTACGGAAAGAGATAAACCGAATCCCCAGGACCCCTATTCTATCTCGAAGCTTGAAGCCGAACAATCGCTTCGCGCAATAGCACAGAAAGCCGGGCTTGAGGTTGTGATACTCAGACCTCCTCTTGTTTACGGTCCAGGCGTCAGAGCCAACTTTCTGCAGCTAATGAAATTAGTCTACTCTGGTGTTCCTCTCCCTCTTGGCGGCATCGGAAATGCAAGGAGCCTAATCTATCTAGGTAATCTGGTTGATGCAATAATGAATTGTATCCAGCATCCCGGAGCGGCCAACAAAACCTTTTTAGTGAGCGACGGAGAGGATTTGTCCACGCCGGAGTTGATCAGGCGGTTGGCGTCAGCTTTGAATAAACCCGCCCGCCTTGTGCCTGTCCCTCCCTCGCTGCTGCGGTTAGCCGGAGCCGTCACGCGTAAGTCCGCTGAGGTGGAACGGTTGACGGGCTCTTTAGTGATCGATAGCTCGAAAATCCGCCGCGAATTGAACTGGACGCCTCCGTTCACCGTAGACGAGGGGTTGAAGCGTACGGCAGAATGGTACGTAGAAGCTAAAAGGAAGGTGGGAGCTTGA
- a CDS encoding type II toxin-antitoxin system prevent-host-death family antitoxin — MTVVGVRDLKNKLTQYLDMVKKGGQVIVTDRGKPIAIIHDLTGIEVNAGQDEILASLASTGKVRLPVRTGSVKRFDGVSIKGKSITDTILEDRR, encoded by the coding sequence ATGACCGTAGTCGGCGTGCGTGATTTGAAAAATAAATTGACTCAATATCTCGACATGGTAAAAAAAGGCGGGCAGGTGATTGTCACCGACCGAGGGAAGCCCATTGCGATTATTCATGACCTTACCGGCATTGAAGTAAATGCCGGGCAGGATGAAATTCTTGCTTCACTTGCCTCAACCGGCAAGGTTCGCCTTCCTGTCAGAACCGGTAGCGTTAAGAGGTTCGATGGTGTCTCGATTAAAGGCAAAAGTATCACCGATACTATTCTAGAAGATCGCAGATGA
- a CDS encoding type II toxin-antitoxin system VapC family toxin, producing the protein MIYFDTSALAKKYLKKEKGRSKVLELLESNPQRLVSSALTQLEVVSALTRRQKDIAGFEKAIEAFSDDWETFVIWSIDSDIIDDAIGLVERYRLKAADAIHLATARNVRRHTKDQLLVVSSDHELLAAAKQEGLLVMDPEAA; encoded by the coding sequence ATGATCTATTTCGATACAAGCGCTCTCGCCAAAAAGTATCTTAAGAAAGAGAAGGGGCGGAGTAAGGTCCTTGAACTGCTCGAATCGAACCCGCAGCGCCTTGTATCGTCGGCCTTGACGCAACTCGAGGTCGTATCAGCTCTTACCAGAAGACAAAAGGATATCGCCGGTTTCGAGAAGGCTATCGAGGCGTTTAGCGATGATTGGGAAACCTTTGTTATATGGTCTATCGACAGCGATATTATCGATGATGCAATCGGTCTGGTCGAACGTTACAGGCTCAAGGCCGCAGACGCAATCCATCTTGCGACAGCACGAAATGTGCGGCGCCACACAAAGGACCAGCTTCTTGTGGTGAGCAGTGACCATGAGCTTCTGGCAGCGGCGAAGCAGGAGGGATTGCTTGTTATGGACCCTGAGGCCGCTTGA
- a CDS encoding AbrB/MazE/SpoVT family DNA-binding domain-containing protein produces MPAITKKGQVTIPKPFRKKLQIKEGDHLIFEIKDEMLIVRKKERRSILNLGGIAKGRKIGIGDEREYTKKSVSKKVAKEGLRDG; encoded by the coding sequence ATGCCTGCGATAACAAAAAAGGGGCAAGTGACGATACCCAAGCCTTTCAGGAAAAAGCTTCAGATCAAGGAAGGAGACCACCTTATTTTCGAGATAAAGGACGAAATGCTGATTGTGAGAAAGAAGGAACGGAGGTCCATACTTAATCTCGGCGGTATTGCAAAAGGCAGGAAGATCGGTATCGGAGATGAAAGGGAGTATACAAAGAAATCGGTCTCGAAGAAGGTTGCCAAAGAGGGCTTGAGGGATGGATGA
- a CDS encoding PIN domain-containing protein has translation MDDPIFIDTNVFMRFFVRDIESFYQKAKGLFERAEKGEVRLETSDLVIAEIVWVLESYYGFSRTEIKEVVDTILETKNIRVANHARVKEAAGLYVSGRMDFIDAYNIAYIRAKEYKRVATFDVKHFKSIEGIALIW, from the coding sequence ATGGATGACCCCATCTTTATCGACACGAATGTATTCATGAGGTTCTTTGTCAGGGATATAGAGTCTTTTTATCAGAAGGCAAAGGGGCTTTTTGAAAGGGCAGAGAAGGGAGAGGTACGGCTTGAAACAAGCGACCTGGTTATTGCTGAAATTGTTTGGGTACTTGAGTCATACTATGGCTTCTCAAGGACCGAGATAAAAGAGGTAGTCGATACGATCCTTGAAACAAAAAATATCAGAGTGGCTAACCACGCCAGAGTCAAGGAGGCAGCCGGCCTTTATGTGTCGGGGAGGATGGATTTTATTGATGCCTACAACATTGCTTATATAAGAGCAAAGGAGTACAAGAGAGTTGCTACTTTTGATGTAAAGCATTTCAAGAGTATCGAAGGGATTGCGCTTATTTGGTGA
- a CDS encoding sugar transferase, which produces MKRLFDFSLALALLLLLSAPMILIAVLIRLTSRGPVLYWSDRIGIDNRIFRMPKFRTMSVDTPPVATHLLKEPDQFLTRIGKFLRRTSLDELPQLFSILQGDMSFVGPRPALFNQDDLIALRTERGVHRLIPGLTGWAQVNGRDELPIPVKVGYDEYYLRHHSFLLDLKILWMTFFKVARSEGVQH; this is translated from the coding sequence ATGAAGCGTTTGTTCGATTTCTCCCTGGCATTGGCGCTGCTGCTGCTCCTCAGTGCGCCCATGATACTTATAGCCGTGCTGATACGGCTGACCTCCCGCGGGCCGGTCTTGTATTGGTCCGACAGGATCGGGATTGACAATAGGATTTTCAGAATGCCAAAATTTCGTACGATGAGCGTTGATACCCCTCCTGTCGCAACCCATCTCTTAAAGGAGCCCGATCAGTTTCTCACTCGGATAGGAAAATTTCTGAGGAGGACGAGCCTGGATGAATTGCCCCAGCTTTTCAGCATCCTTCAAGGAGACATGAGCTTTGTCGGACCGAGGCCAGCCCTTTTCAATCAGGACGACTTGATAGCGCTCAGAACCGAGAGGGGAGTCCATAGGCTTATCCCGGGGCTGACCGGTTGGGCGCAGGTCAACGGCAGGGATGAGCTTCCGATCCCGGTAAAAGTAGGATATGATGAATACTATCTAAGGCATCATTCTTTTTTATTGGATCTCAAGATATTATGGATGACGTTTTTTAAAGTCGCCCGCAGCGAGGGCGTGCAGCATTAA